A window of Candidatus Protochlamydia phocaeensis genomic DNA:
GGAACGGATGTCACGATTCTAGAATTGCTTCCCCGCATTATTTCCACTGAAGCGCAAGAGGTTGCACAAGCCCTGACTAAAGCGTTTAGCAAAAGAGGCATTAAAGTAGAGACGAATGTCAAAGTCGAAAAAATTGAGCGGCAAGGAGAGGGCATCACTGCTTATGTGGAAGGGGGAAAAACCTTTACTGCCGATATCTGCTTAGTGGCTGTGGGACGTTCGCTGAATACCAAGGGAATAGGGTTAGAAAAGGCAGGTGTGTTTGTTCAAGATAATGGCATGATTTCCGTGAATGAAAAAATGGAGACAAATGTCGATGGCCTTTATGCGGTGGGGGATATTGCTTCAAAGTGGTGGTTGGCGCATGTCGCTTCTCATCAAGGTATTGTGGCGGCCGAAAATGCCTGCGGAAAATCGGCCCGTATGTTTTATAACGCTGTTCCTTCCGTCATTTTTACGCATCCAGAGATTGGAACAGTGGGCTTGTCTTTAGAAGATGCTTTAAAGAAGGGATATAAGGCTAAAGTTAGTGCTTTTCCTTTTCAAGCATTGGGCAAAGCGCAAGCGGCTCTTCATCCGGAGGGATTCGCTCAAGTTGTCATGGATGAGAGAACAGGACAAATTCTGGGAGCGCAAGTCGTCGGATATGAGGCCTCGACATTGATTGCAGAAATGGCATTGGCCATTACCAATGAGCTGACAGTGGAATGCGTGGCGGAGACCATCCATGCCCATCCCACTTTGGCAGAAGCTTGGCTGGAGGCATCTCTTCTGGCTGAAGGATTGCCTGTCCACTTACCGCCTCCTAAAGCGGCTAAAGCTAGATCGGCGGGCAAATAAATCGGATAGACAAGCGTTAAACTCCCGAAATTCTGGTTATAAAAGAGAGGAAGCGACCATGGATCAGCAGCCGCAAGTTTTTAGCAAGACTCGCTCCAAACGCCTTAATATTTTGCCTGCACACGCTGAAGAGGCCCAAGCGGAAAAAGCGGTGGGGCCTGGTCGTTTTCCTTCTTGGCTTCATCGCAAGCTTCCAAAAGGAAGCGAGCTCAACCAGACTAGCCATGTTTTGTCCCAGCATCGCTTGCATACGGTATGCGAAGAGGCAAAATGCCCCAACTTGCTCGAGTGTTGGTCTAAAAAAACAGCCACTTTTCTTGTCATGGGCAAAGAATGCTCCCGCAACTGTGGATTTTGCGATATCGACTTTACTAAAACACCTAAGCCTCTTGAGGCTGATGAGCCCCTTCGCGTGGCTTTGTCTGTTAAGGAACTTGGGCTCAAGCACGTTGTAATCACAATGGTGGCCAGAGATGATCTGGCAGATGGTGGAAGCGCCCACTTAGTACGCGTCATCCGGGCGGTGAGAGAACACAATGAAAATGTAACTGTTGAAGTGTTGACATCCGATTTTGAGGGCAATCAAAGCGCGCTGAGTCATCTGCTGCAGGCCGATCTTGACATTTTCAACCACAATATTGAGACTGTGCGGGATTTAACGCCGCGCGTTCGCCATAAGGCGACCTATGAGCGCACGCTAAGCGTGTTGCGCTATGCAGCTTCTCAGCGGCGCAATGGAATGAAAATTAAATCAGGCCTTATGGTAGGATTAGGAGAGACGGAAGAGCAGGTATTCGAGACGTTGAGGGACTTGAAAGAAGCGGGATGCGATATCGTCACAATTGGACAATATTTGCAGCCTAACCGGCATAAGTTGTTGGTCAAAGCCTTTATCCATCCCGATCAATTTAAAAAGTATGAAGCCTTTGGTTATGAACTCGGGATATCTTATCTCTATTGCGGACCTTTTGTACGCTCAAGCTATAACGCTAATTTAGTCCTTTCTCGGGCTAGTCAAAATCAAGTGATCATTAACAGTCATTAACGTTCTAAGGAAAATTATGCAGCACGAATCCGATTCTTATGAACACTATCCCCTTGTCGATGCCATTGATCACGAAATTCTGATGCATCGCGATGCGCATTTTGGTGGATTATTCCCCGTTATGCTGGATTATTATAAACGGGAAGAAAAAGGCGTGCAGCCAGAACTTTCAATTGAGCGCATTGAGCGTTTGGCAAAGATGGAAGAGCAGCTCAAGGAAAATCTGTCGGTTTTATTTTTAGCCAGCCATGAAATGCAAAAAGTGGCTGATGCACGTGCTGCTTATCAGCATTTGCGCTCTATTTATGAAGTCAAAAAGCCCAAAAGCCGTTATCCGCAATTAATTGCCGATCTCATTTTGACAGAAGATGAAGAGGCGGAAGCCGAAATTCAGGCAATCGTGGCAGAGAAGGACAAAATCGTGCCAGCCCTGATTGAGTTGCTACGCAATGAGCAGTTTTACGATCCGTTGTTCCCCGGTTATGGACAAGCGCCTTCTTTAGCTGTCAAATGCTTGGGACAAATAGGAGATAAGCGCGCCATCATTTCCCTATTCGAAGCCTTAGGACAAGGTGATTTTTTTGCCGATGACCTCATTATCAAAGCGTTAAAAGAAATCGGACAACCCGCTAAGGAATTTTTATTGCATGTCGTAAAAGGCAGGCCGGTAAATGAAGATAATGAGCGGGCGGCCATTGCTCTTATTTCTTTTAAAGATGATCAAGAAGTGACCCTCGCCTGTTTAGACTTACTAAAGCAGCCGGACATTCAGAAAGATCCCTGCTTGCCGACTTACTTAGTCCTGGCTTGCGCAGGCCTGCAAGATCCCTTGAAAAGGCAGGAGTTTAAAGACATGATCGCTCAGCCCTCCCTTAATCCCCTCCTTAAAAAAGATATGGAAGGCATTATCCACGAATGGCAAGAAAAGGAATAAACGCAGAGGCGCAAAGAAGAGCGATTCCTTATTCTATCTCTTTTCGTTGTGCTTCTGCGGTTTAATGGTCAAAATCCCAATTAGGACAATGCCAGCGCATTTTGAATATCTCCATCTTTTATAAAAGCATAATGGCGGCGGGCTTTATGCAGTTCCTCTAAGGCATCTAATCCCTGCAGATGCGCCAAGGCTGCTCCGACTTTCTCCAAAGAGATTTCACCTTCCCTTAATAAAGGAGCTAAAGCTTTTTCGAGAGCTTCTATGTCCGAGTGCTCGAAGTCAAAGATTTCCCTAATCGCAAAGATAAGATGATCATATTCTAAAGGCGATAACGCCTGAGTTTTTGGAGTTCCATAGAGACGGGCCTGGTAGCGTTTATTAAGATTTGCCGCTTGAATAGTGGATTTTAATACCTCTTTTTCTAGCTCGAACTGGCTTTTTTGAAATCCCAAAAGCTTTTTTGCCCACTCAATAGTCGATTCCATTAACTGGCAGCATTCGCGCTTTTTATTCTCTTTTTCAAAATAAGAAAAGGAAAAAGAAAGTGGAGAGAGATCCCTTTCCTCTATTTTCTGCTTTGCTTCTTGTATGTCCAGAAAGGCTTCTAGGGCTTCTTTTTCAGATATATAGGGGCATGACGAATGGGAAGCAATTAATTCTTCAAATGACGAGCAACCCTTTTGCTTGGCTAGCGCTTGAGCGATGTCTTGAAAGGAAATTTGGTATTGATGAAGAAGAGGGGTCAGGATTTTTGCAAATGTTTTCCCTTCTTCACTATAAGTAGACAGGTTTAAAATAGACAAGATTGCGGAATTAAGCTGTTCATATTCTAAAGGCGTTAAATCGCAATCTTGAGGGCGTCTATAGATCTGGGCCTGGTATTTTTTATTAAAATTGGCTGCTTCAATAAGAGACTTAAGAAATGCTTCCTCCAATTGAAAGACCTTTTTTTGCGTAGCCAGGCATTGTTTTATCAGTTCTTTTCTTTTACTTTCCAAGTGGGAAGCTGCAGCTTCTAATGCTTGTATGGCTAGGTCTCTATCGATCGATTCGGAAGAAGGGGGCTGGGAAATAGAGATTGTCTGATCTATCGGACAGCTGTCCGTTTTTGCCTCAAGCGAATTTAAAGGAGTGATTTCTCCATCGTTGATAGGATCTTGCCGCCTAGTTTCTTTCTCTTCGGGCTGTGAAGCAGGCAAAATAGTTTCCGCATGCGGACGATCCTCGGCTCCAACTCCTGATTCAAGCGGATTCCCGGAATGGGACTCTCTCTCATTGATAGCGCCGGCCTCTCTAGGCGGCAAGGAAAAAGGAAGGGAGATTTGCAGAATGCTGCCTGGCCCTGGAGCATCCGTATAGAAAGCAGCTACTCTTTTGCCTGTCCAACAAGCCCGCCAGTCCGCCTTGGCTTCTTCATGCGCAGATCCAAAAGAAGCGGCAAGCTTGATAAGCGCGCGGACCAAGAGCCAAAGCCTCTTGCTCAACAAAGCGTAATGTTTTTCGCCAACACCGACTAAGCGATACTCCCTGCCTCCCATCGATCTCGTTTCTTCTAAGGGGTAAAATTCCCGAGAGGCAAAATAAGGAGCGGGAATGGAGGGGTCTGTATGAATAAATTTTATTTTCATGATTAAATGTTTTTTATTTTTTTGAACTAATTTTAGATTAACGAATGAGTTTTTATCTATGTTATTTTAAGTTTTGCTTAATCATCTAATTATAGACGGATTCGATTTTTGAACTCATTTCGGTATATAAGAGGATTTCTTAAAACGCATAATAGCCTATATTTGAGATTATTTTCTCTCTAGAAAAAGAATTCGAATCTAGGTCATTAATGGTTTTGGGACAGTTTCTAAGCAAGGTTAAATAGAAAAAGCCCACCTAATTTTATAAGGGTGGATAGATTTTATAGAGGCCGAATAAAAATGCCCAAGAAGCCCCAATGCGCAATGTCTTCTTGTGTATTCCACTGGAGATAAATGCGCGTTGCTTCTTCTAATGAAGACACGCCTGGAAGGGCATTTTCCACTCCTACTTGTTGCAGATAGTCTGCCAAGGTTGCAAAAGGAGTAAGGCGGACGACATCGGCTTGGAAAGCCTCTT
This region includes:
- a CDS encoding ASCH domain-containing protein, whose amino-acid sequence is MADFHRLHCQEPWFSLLKSGIKPVEGRKNSLKYRSIRAGDRIEFYCGQEAFQADVVRLTPFATLADYLQQVGVENALPGVSSLEEATRIYLQWNTQEDIAHWGFLGIFIRPL
- the lpdA gene encoding dihydrolipoyl dehydrogenase, whose amino-acid sequence is MEKRKFDVAVLGGGPGGYPAAIRAAQLGKSVALVEVKEMGGTCLNRGCIPSKALIAGAEVVDRIHQADAFGIQVKDVTVDYDRLAAHKDRVVERMRTGLEGLIAANKITVFKGFGEFTGPHEIKIKGKEPAIITADKIIIATGSEPRNIPAFPFDYEKIHDSTSLLAMTTLPKKMIIVGGGVIGCEFASLYATLGTDVTILELLPRIISTEAQEVAQALTKAFSKRGIKVETNVKVEKIERQGEGITAYVEGGKTFTADICLVAVGRSLNTKGIGLEKAGVFVQDNGMISVNEKMETNVDGLYAVGDIASKWWLAHVASHQGIVAAENACGKSARMFYNAVPSVIFTHPEIGTVGLSLEDALKKGYKAKVSAFPFQALGKAQAALHPEGFAQVVMDERTGQILGAQVVGYEASTLIAEMALAITNELTVECVAETIHAHPTLAEAWLEASLLAEGLPVHLPPPKAAKARSAGK
- a CDS encoding HEAT repeat domain-containing protein; its protein translation is MQHESDSYEHYPLVDAIDHEILMHRDAHFGGLFPVMLDYYKREEKGVQPELSIERIERLAKMEEQLKENLSVLFLASHEMQKVADARAAYQHLRSIYEVKKPKSRYPQLIADLILTEDEEAEAEIQAIVAEKDKIVPALIELLRNEQFYDPLFPGYGQAPSLAVKCLGQIGDKRAIISLFEALGQGDFFADDLIIKALKEIGQPAKEFLLHVVKGRPVNEDNERAAIALISFKDDQEVTLACLDLLKQPDIQKDPCLPTYLVLACAGLQDPLKRQEFKDMIAQPSLNPLLKKDMEGIIHEWQEKE
- the lipA gene encoding lipoyl synthase, giving the protein MDQQPQVFSKTRSKRLNILPAHAEEAQAEKAVGPGRFPSWLHRKLPKGSELNQTSHVLSQHRLHTVCEEAKCPNLLECWSKKTATFLVMGKECSRNCGFCDIDFTKTPKPLEADEPLRVALSVKELGLKHVVITMVARDDLADGGSAHLVRVIRAVREHNENVTVEVLTSDFEGNQSALSHLLQADLDIFNHNIETVRDLTPRVRHKATYERTLSVLRYAASQRRNGMKIKSGLMVGLGETEEQVFETLRDLKEAGCDIVTIGQYLQPNRHKLLVKAFIHPDQFKKYEAFGYELGISYLYCGPFVRSSYNANLVLSRASQNQVIINSH